A window of Exiguobacterium sp. FSL W8-0210 contains these coding sequences:
- a CDS encoding MFS transporter, whose product MKNRQTYHFQALYFFIFFGQGALIPYLALYFSNDAFGLSASEIGTIVAIGPILSIFLQPVWGIAADRLGKPKRLLLVAMLAAGIFTLSYLLTSVYLLLLLISCVWALFQCAHIPLVDTLAIEYTRKRKVDYGALRLFGSAGFALAVFILGQITEDGGLNLIFYATGAAWVLGFLVLIGIEETGSVHVSNQQSVPLKQLFSNRRFLLFLAGGSLIFGPIFANNYYFGSYVTIRGETTALVGTLFFVAVLCEIPFMRIATRLLLRFGAIPVLVFVSLLSAARTAMIALELPIVMLWVLSAMQGMIVGLLIPVALDYVRSLVPETMVATAVSTYMATTTGLATALFNLMSGFVLEKSTIYIVFWVYTSSSILGAILYGISGRMKE is encoded by the coding sequence GTGAAAAATCGTCAAACCTATCATTTCCAAGCTTTATATTTCTTTATTTTCTTTGGACAAGGAGCACTCATTCCGTACCTCGCGCTTTATTTCTCAAACGACGCGTTCGGACTGTCGGCTTCAGAGATTGGAACAATCGTTGCGATTGGACCGATTCTCTCCATTTTTCTACAACCTGTCTGGGGAATCGCGGCGGATCGACTCGGGAAACCGAAACGACTTTTGCTCGTCGCGATGCTTGCTGCCGGTATTTTTACACTCAGTTACTTACTGACGTCTGTTTATCTACTTTTATTGTTGATTTCTTGTGTCTGGGCGTTGTTCCAGTGTGCGCATATTCCGCTCGTGGATACATTAGCGATCGAGTACACGCGAAAGCGTAAAGTGGATTACGGCGCTTTACGTCTTTTCGGCTCAGCAGGGTTCGCTTTAGCTGTTTTCATTCTTGGGCAAATCACTGAGGATGGCGGACTAAATCTGATTTTTTATGCAACCGGTGCAGCATGGGTTCTCGGTTTCCTTGTTCTGATCGGTATTGAAGAGACGGGCAGCGTCCATGTTTCAAATCAGCAATCCGTACCGTTAAAGCAGCTCTTTTCGAATCGGCGTTTCTTATTGTTCCTAGCAGGGGGGAGTTTGATCTTCGGACCCATCTTCGCCAATAATTATTACTTTGGTAGCTACGTCACGATTCGTGGCGAGACGACAGCACTCGTCGGAACACTATTCTTTGTCGCCGTTCTGTGCGAAATTCCGTTTATGCGCATCGCCACGCGTCTGTTATTACGCTTCGGAGCGATTCCGGTTCTTGTATTCGTCTCCTTGTTGTCGGCTGCGCGGACGGCGATGATTGCTTTAGAACTTCCAATCGTCATGCTGTGGGTATTATCTGCGATGCAAGGTATGATCGTAGGTCTGCTGATTCCTGTCGCCTTAGATTATGTCCGATCGCTCGTTCCAGAGACGATGGTCGCAACAGCTGTCAGTACATATATGGCAACGACGACGGGACTCGCGACCGCGTTGTTTAATCTGATGAGTGGTTTTGTACTCGAGAAGAGTACAATCTATATCGTCTTTTGGGTATATACAAGTAGTAGTATCCTAGGTGCGATTCTGTATGGTATCAGTGGTCGTATGAAGGAGTGA
- a CDS encoding DeoR family transcriptional regulator, producing the protein MKDSTDRMLTRIKSIYLYIQENGATTTAELVEEFGITSRTVQRDLNVLEYNNLIVSPRRGTWTSSKKQKQAG; encoded by the coding sequence ATGAAAGATTCTACAGACCGTATGTTGACCCGGATTAAATCGATTTATCTCTACATCCAAGAGAACGGAGCTACTACGACAGCAGAGTTGGTTGAAGAGTTTGGCATCACTTCAAGGACCGTTCAGCGGGATTTGAACGTGCTCGAATACAACAATCTCATTGTGAGCCCTCGACGCGGTACATGGACGTCGAGCAAGAAACAAAAGCAAGCGGGTTGA
- the pulA gene encoding type I pullulanase: MTNQEVAIPVIRAEFLSFQSIRVEVEGNPSIHWSLECDGQSLAIQQVETHREEQLVIYELTVLEPVELECRYEVFGAGRSIRVVPDRLVRTEAFERKYRYEGKLGVWEEEGAFHFAVWSPVAERIMCVVYDQDERLLGKHEMERQEQGAYHLQLEQDIAECWYRYEVTTYLGTQEVVDPYASAISENGRYGVIVDVERTMTKWFPKRVARPLFVKPSDAVIYEANIRDFTIDHSAGSSHPGQYAGMTERGTRSPRGHATGLDYLLDLGITHLQLLPVHFFETTDERTRSPYNWGYDPMLWFGLAGSYASSVEPLVRVREYAEMVERLHEAGIRVTFDVVMNHVFIRERSSLEQLVPGYYFRYEVDGTLSNGTGVGNDTASERFMMRRLIVDCLTYFARVYRIDAFRFDLMGIHDIETMNDVRAALDAIDPTILVYGEGWDLATALPERLKAMSASAAQMPRIAHFNDVFRDALKGSTFSEFDRGFVAGDGWKEGEVRNGIAGSVHIDNQTYGRFPEPTYSINYVEAHDNHTLYDKLKLSCPEADEQQLLRMSRLAQTIALFAQGIPFLHAGQEFLRTKQGVENSYNAPDEINRMDWERRDDHLSLVTYIRTILQIRRMHGGFRLHRANQIRELLHFIDLRPGVIAYELGAVHSYDAWQRTLIVYNTTREIVEVSLDHSRWNVHVQGDKASVDPLLKGVDRIQVLPLSTTIATC, encoded by the coding sequence ATGACGAATCAAGAAGTAGCGATACCAGTGATCCGGGCGGAGTTCTTATCGTTCCAGAGCATCCGGGTCGAGGTCGAAGGCAATCCGTCAATCCACTGGTCGCTTGAATGTGATGGACAATCACTTGCGATCCAGCAAGTCGAGACACACCGTGAGGAACAACTGGTGATTTATGAATTGACGGTTCTGGAACCGGTCGAGCTAGAATGTCGATATGAGGTATTTGGAGCAGGTCGGTCAATCCGCGTCGTTCCCGACCGGTTAGTCAGGACGGAAGCATTCGAGCGCAAGTACCGTTACGAAGGGAAGCTCGGTGTCTGGGAAGAAGAGGGAGCATTTCACTTTGCTGTTTGGTCACCGGTCGCAGAACGGATCATGTGTGTCGTGTACGATCAAGATGAACGGTTACTCGGAAAGCACGAAATGGAGCGACAAGAGCAAGGTGCTTATCATCTTCAACTGGAACAAGATATCGCAGAGTGCTGGTATCGGTATGAAGTGACGACATATCTTGGCACACAAGAGGTCGTCGATCCGTACGCTAGTGCGATATCGGAGAATGGTCGATACGGCGTCATCGTTGACGTCGAACGGACGATGACCAAGTGGTTCCCGAAGCGTGTCGCGCGTCCTCTGTTCGTCAAACCGTCAGACGCTGTCATTTACGAAGCGAATATCCGTGATTTCACGATCGATCACTCAGCTGGTTCAAGTCATCCGGGTCAATACGCGGGGATGACGGAACGAGGGACACGCTCTCCTCGCGGACATGCGACGGGACTTGATTATCTCCTAGATCTCGGGATCACCCATCTGCAATTGCTACCAGTCCACTTTTTTGAGACGACCGATGAACGGACACGGTCTCCATATAACTGGGGATACGACCCAATGCTTTGGTTCGGGCTAGCTGGGAGTTATGCGAGTTCGGTTGAACCACTCGTTCGTGTCAGAGAATACGCGGAAATGGTAGAGCGGCTCCATGAAGCAGGCATTCGTGTCACATTTGATGTCGTCATGAATCACGTTTTCATTCGAGAACGCTCCTCTCTCGAACAGCTTGTCCCTGGTTATTATTTCCGCTATGAAGTAGACGGAACACTATCGAACGGAACAGGTGTCGGAAATGATACCGCATCTGAGCGATTCATGATGCGCCGTCTGATCGTTGACTGTTTGACGTACTTTGCTCGAGTCTACCGGATTGATGCCTTTCGATTTGATTTGATGGGGATTCATGACATTGAGACGATGAATGATGTTCGCGCGGCGCTCGATGCGATTGATCCAACGATTCTGGTGTATGGAGAAGGATGGGATCTTGCGACAGCGTTACCGGAACGATTAAAGGCGATGAGTGCCTCCGCTGCGCAAATGCCGCGGATCGCCCATTTTAATGATGTGTTCCGTGACGCGTTAAAAGGATCGACGTTCAGTGAATTCGACCGAGGATTCGTTGCGGGAGATGGCTGGAAGGAAGGGGAGGTCCGAAACGGGATTGCGGGAAGTGTCCATATCGACAATCAAACGTACGGACGTTTTCCGGAACCTACCTATTCCATCAATTACGTCGAGGCGCACGACAATCATACGTTATACGATAAATTAAAGTTATCTTGTCCAGAGGCAGATGAACAGCAATTATTGCGGATGAGTCGCTTAGCTCAGACGATTGCCTTGTTTGCGCAAGGGATTCCGTTTCTTCACGCAGGTCAAGAGTTCTTGCGCACGAAACAAGGTGTTGAAAACAGCTATAACGCACCAGACGAGATCAATCGAATGGATTGGGAACGGCGGGATGATCATCTGTCCCTTGTCACATACATCAGGACGATTTTGCAGATTCGTAGAATGCATGGCGGATTCCGGTTGCACCGAGCGAATCAGATTCGCGAGTTGCTTCATTTCATCGACTTACGTCCGGGTGTCATTGCTTATGAACTTGGAGCGGTCCACTCGTATGATGCATGGCAACGCACGCTCATCGTTTACAATACGACGCGCGAAATCGTTGAAGTCTCACTTGATCATTCGCGCTGGAATGTGCATGTACAAGGGGATAAGGCCTCGGTCGACCCGCTTCTGAAAGGTGTCGACAGGATTCAGGTCCTTCCGTTGTCAACGACGATCGCAACGTGTTAA
- the pepV gene encoding dipeptidase PepV, with amino-acid sequence MVNWKEEVLARREDLLEDLKELLRIPSVLDESTIEEGAPFGHEVKRALDWMLATGERDGFTSKNVDGYAGHLEYGQGEELLGILCHLDVVPAGGDHWTYGPFNPTLVDGKLYARGAIDDKGPTMAAYYALKIVKELGLPLSKRIRLIAGGDEESEWRCVNHYFKHEEMPTLGFAPDADFPIINAEKGLYDGLLIQGKPAQASDTGYHLVRFEGGERPNMVPGHAQALLRVVEVGTLETDFHAYLEEQGLTGTVKQETEGLVLDVNGVAAHAMEPDNGKNAALHLARFLNTLHLDSNGRRYIQLVTHMFRDSRGVAIGVAASDETGDLTINGGVFRYAEEQGTASINIRYPYTADFTERLQIIKEAAAGYGFELQTRTHMTPHHVDPNHELIKTLSAVYERHTNQSADLIAIGGGTYARSLTAGVAFGPVFPGGPEVAHQVDEYVDFDELLLAVAIYAEAIYELAK; translated from the coding sequence ATGGTGAATTGGAAAGAAGAAGTACTCGCACGTCGCGAGGATTTATTAGAAGATTTAAAAGAACTATTACGGATTCCGAGTGTACTCGACGAATCCACGATCGAAGAGGGCGCGCCGTTTGGTCATGAAGTCAAACGTGCCCTCGATTGGATGCTCGCGACAGGGGAACGCGATGGGTTCACGTCAAAAAATGTCGATGGGTATGCAGGACATTTGGAGTATGGTCAAGGGGAAGAGTTACTCGGTATTCTTTGTCACTTAGACGTCGTACCAGCTGGTGGCGATCACTGGACATACGGTCCATTCAACCCGACGCTTGTAGATGGAAAACTGTATGCACGTGGAGCAATTGATGATAAAGGACCGACGATGGCAGCTTATTACGCTTTGAAAATCGTCAAAGAACTTGGCTTACCACTCTCGAAGCGCATCCGTCTGATTGCAGGAGGGGATGAGGAGAGTGAATGGCGTTGTGTCAATCATTACTTCAAACATGAAGAGATGCCAACACTCGGTTTTGCACCAGATGCCGACTTCCCGATCATCAATGCGGAAAAAGGACTCTATGATGGGTTATTGATTCAAGGGAAACCAGCGCAAGCATCTGATACAGGCTACCATCTCGTTCGTTTTGAAGGTGGCGAACGTCCGAACATGGTTCCAGGTCATGCTCAAGCGCTTCTTCGTGTCGTCGAAGTAGGAACGCTTGAGACGGATTTCCATGCTTATCTTGAAGAACAAGGTTTGACAGGAACAGTCAAGCAAGAAACGGAAGGTCTCGTACTTGATGTCAATGGTGTCGCAGCCCATGCGATGGAGCCGGACAATGGTAAAAATGCTGCTTTACATTTGGCGCGTTTCCTCAATACGCTTCATTTGGATTCTAACGGTCGTCGTTACATTCAACTCGTGACGCATATGTTCCGGGATTCTCGCGGTGTAGCGATCGGTGTCGCTGCTTCAGACGAGACAGGTGACTTAACGATCAATGGCGGTGTATTCCGTTACGCTGAAGAGCAAGGAACGGCATCGATCAATATCCGTTACCCGTATACAGCAGACTTCACGGAACGTCTGCAAATCATTAAGGAAGCCGCGGCAGGATATGGTTTTGAATTGCAGACGCGGACGCATATGACACCGCACCATGTTGATCCAAACCATGAATTGATCAAGACGCTAAGTGCCGTTTATGAGCGCCACACTAACCAATCAGCTGATTTGATAGCAATTGGTGGCGGCACATATGCGCGTTCGTTGACGGCGGGAGTTGCTTTTGGTCCAGTCTTCCCGGGTGGTCCTGAAGTTGCCCACCAAGTCGATGAATATGTTGATTTTGATGAACTATTGCTTGCTGTCGCGATCTATGCAGAAGCGATTTATGAGCTCGCAAAATAA
- a CDS encoding phosphotransferase family protein: MELDILDALGEGWTLTPAGGITGEAYIASTGQSKLFLKRNSSPFLAILSADGIVPKLLWTKRIYSGDVISAQQFIEGDELEPEMMERPEVARLLGKIHDSKELLFMLQQLDQRPIEPDELLRQCRLYFQPDDLEDPELVEHAMVYLEQNLEQVRTDEQVVCHSDLNHNNWLTGADGQLYLNDWDDAIIADRAYDLGMMLYSYVDEAAWPEWFEHYGHPLTSDLKRRMHWYVVAQAVLSLYWYEDTRHPDVDDSYHFLEQLLEYSND, from the coding sequence ATGGAATTAGATATTTTAGATGCGCTTGGCGAAGGCTGGACCCTTACGCCAGCAGGTGGAATCACAGGAGAAGCGTATATCGCTTCAACCGGACAATCGAAGTTGTTCTTAAAACGAAATTCATCGCCGTTTTTGGCGATTTTATCTGCAGACGGAATCGTTCCGAAGTTATTATGGACGAAACGGATTTATAGTGGGGACGTCATCAGCGCCCAACAGTTCATTGAAGGCGACGAGTTGGAGCCCGAAATGATGGAACGTCCTGAAGTAGCACGTTTGCTTGGGAAAATCCATGATTCGAAGGAATTACTGTTCATGCTACAACAGCTTGACCAGCGCCCGATCGAACCTGATGAGTTATTGCGACAATGTCGTTTGTACTTTCAACCGGATGATTTAGAGGATCCGGAGCTCGTGGAACATGCGATGGTTTACCTCGAACAAAATCTGGAGCAGGTCAGAACGGATGAGCAGGTCGTTTGTCATTCAGATTTGAACCATAATAACTGGTTGACGGGAGCAGACGGTCAACTCTATCTGAACGATTGGGATGATGCGATCATTGCTGACCGTGCGTACGATCTTGGAATGATGTTATATAGTTATGTCGACGAAGCGGCTTGGCCAGAATGGTTCGAACATTATGGACATCCTTTGACGAGCGATTTGAAGCGACGCATGCACTGGTATGTCGTAGCGCAAGCAGTATTGTCACTCTACTGGTATGAAGATACGCGTCATCCGGATGTCGACGACAGTTATCATTTTCTTGAACAGCTACTTGAATACTCAAACGACTAA
- a CDS encoding PepSY domain-containing protein has translation MKKRYWIIGLAAAVVAAFAVKKAVDNKQLSAEEALEITKRTFSAKGRVQGAWISATPEAYAYESRDYQSYKGGISVLEGDDEKTYQFTVDAETGALLEYA, from the coding sequence ATGAAAAAACGCTATTGGATTATCGGATTGGCAGCAGCTGTCGTCGCCGCTTTCGCAGTGAAGAAAGCCGTTGATAACAAACAACTTTCTGCCGAGGAAGCGCTCGAAATCACGAAACGCACATTTTCAGCAAAAGGACGTGTCCAAGGTGCATGGATCTCTGCAACACCAGAGGCTTACGCATATGAGTCACGTGACTACCAAAGCTACAAAGGTGGCATCTCGGTCCTTGAAGGTGATGACGAAAAAACGTATCAATTCACAGTTGATGCCGAAACTGGCGCTTTACTCGAATACGCTTAA
- the budA gene encoding acetolactate decarboxylase, with the protein MAHDKTLVQISTMMALLDGVFESEVTYASVLDQRDFGIGTFDHLDGEMIGFDGQFYQLRSDGSARPLQPETTTPFATLTRFEPEQTLTVTEEMSKATFEHWLNEQLPTINSFYAIRIDGTFTEVQTRTVARQEKPFVPITEAVASQSARTFEHTEGTLAGYYTPRFGHGIAVAGYHLHFIDAAREGGGHVFDYTVKNVTVSFEEKPQLDLRLPTTAAYRLADLESHDIEKEIKIAEG; encoded by the coding sequence ATGGCACACGATAAAACACTCGTCCAGATTTCAACGATGATGGCACTACTTGACGGCGTATTTGAGAGTGAAGTCACGTACGCTTCCGTCCTTGATCAACGTGATTTCGGTATCGGAACGTTTGACCACTTAGACGGTGAGATGATTGGATTCGATGGTCAATTCTATCAACTCCGCTCAGATGGTAGTGCTCGACCGCTCCAACCTGAGACGACGACGCCTTTCGCGACATTAACCCGTTTCGAGCCGGAACAAACTCTGACCGTGACGGAAGAGATGTCAAAAGCGACGTTTGAGCACTGGCTGAACGAACAACTCCCAACGATCAATAGCTTTTATGCTATCCGGATTGACGGAACATTCACGGAGGTTCAGACACGCACCGTCGCACGCCAGGAAAAACCATTCGTTCCAATCACGGAAGCTGTCGCTTCTCAAAGCGCTCGTACGTTCGAGCACACGGAAGGAACGCTTGCCGGATACTATACACCACGATTCGGTCACGGTATCGCCGTCGCCGGATATCACCTTCATTTCATCGATGCTGCTCGCGAAGGTGGTGGTCACGTCTTTGACTACACAGTTAAGAACGTCACCGTCTCATTCGAAGAAAAGCCGCAACTTGATTTACGTCTACCGACGACAGCGGCTTATCGATTGGCAGATCTCGAAAGTCACGATATTGAAAAAGAGATTAAAATCGCAGAAGGTTAA
- a CDS encoding DUF1304 domain-containing protein — translation MSILATLFVILVALEHFYILALEMFFLSSKAARRTFGLTDEAVASQQIRTLFANQGLYNGFLAAGLVFGLIRQDVAVQLFFLACVIIAALYGAVTANRSILLKQGLPAILAFIFVLLA, via the coding sequence ATGTCGATTCTTGCTACGCTGTTCGTTATCCTCGTTGCTTTGGAACACTTTTATATTTTAGCACTTGAAATGTTCTTTCTTTCTTCCAAAGCGGCTCGTCGAACGTTCGGTTTAACGGACGAAGCTGTTGCATCACAACAAATTCGGACACTTTTTGCGAATCAAGGCTTATATAATGGATTTTTAGCAGCCGGACTAGTATTTGGTCTGATTCGTCAGGATGTGGCTGTCCAATTGTTCTTTTTAGCGTGCGTCATCATCGCTGCGCTTTATGGCGCCGTGACTGCCAATCGCTCCATTTTACTCAAACAAGGCTTGCCTGCCATACTTGCTTTCATCTTCGTGTTGCTTGCATGA
- the trmB gene encoding tRNA (guanosine(46)-N7)-methyltransferase TrmB, whose amino-acid sequence MRLRHKPWAQDYMKEQSSIYIAEPASLKGAWASEFKNDNPIYIEVGSGKGAFITGMAHQHPDINFIAIELFESVAVTIVQKLVETPQSNVRVLTVDAKDLRDYFEKGEVSRVYLNFSDPWPKTRHAKRRLTYKTFLSTYEDILPAKGQIHFKTDNRKLFESSLMTMSAYGMRFDWMSLDLHANEPEDNVRTEYEERFSSMGQPIYRMEATYQN is encoded by the coding sequence GTGCGTTTACGACATAAACCATGGGCGCAGGATTATATGAAGGAACAATCCTCGATCTATATAGCAGAACCAGCATCTCTTAAAGGGGCATGGGCTAGCGAGTTCAAGAATGATAACCCGATCTACATCGAAGTGGGATCAGGGAAGGGAGCTTTCATTACCGGAATGGCGCACCAACACCCGGATATCAACTTCATCGCGATCGAACTATTCGAAAGCGTTGCCGTGACGATCGTTCAAAAATTGGTCGAAACACCACAATCGAACGTTCGCGTCTTGACGGTCGATGCAAAAGACCTACGTGATTACTTTGAAAAAGGCGAAGTGTCCCGCGTGTACTTGAACTTCTCTGATCCATGGCCAAAGACACGTCATGCGAAACGCCGCTTGACGTATAAAACATTCCTCTCGACATATGAAGATATTTTACCGGCGAAGGGTCAAATCCACTTCAAGACAGATAATCGGAAGTTGTTCGAATCGAGTTTGATGACGATGTCAGCATACGGCATGCGCTTCGACTGGATGTCACTTGATTTACATGCGAATGAACCGGAAGATAACGTCCGGACAGAGTACGAAGAGCGCTTTTCATCAATGGGTCAACCGATTTATCGGATGGAAGCAACGTACCAAAATTAA
- the thpR gene encoding RNA 2',3'-cyclic phosphodiesterase, translating to MRQERHFFIALPIPSKDLANLAERLSLPEHFRNVYTLEEYHLTLRFFGPLEEKEQQSWKQQLQQIARTMEPFVLRFDRLITFGRNERPRVLGFGTESEELFQLVEQIDPNSTRPFVPHVTIAKKWRTEAAEWETSPIRSVEWTVRELVLFEVRPEVSPRYEPVYRIHIGEEE from the coding sequence ATGAGACAAGAACGACACTTTTTCATTGCCTTACCGATCCCTTCTAAAGATTTAGCGAATCTTGCTGAACGGTTATCGCTACCTGAGCACTTTCGTAACGTTTATACATTAGAAGAGTATCATCTAACACTTCGTTTTTTCGGTCCATTGGAGGAAAAAGAACAGCAGTCGTGGAAACAGCAGTTACAGCAGATCGCGCGTACGATGGAACCCTTCGTGCTACGATTCGATCGTTTAATCACGTTTGGTCGGAATGAACGACCACGCGTCTTAGGGTTCGGAACGGAATCGGAGGAATTGTTTCAATTAGTAGAACAGATTGATCCGAATTCGACCAGACCATTCGTACCTCATGTCACGATCGCGAAAAAATGGCGTACTGAGGCAGCTGAATGGGAGACGAGTCCGATCCGATCAGTAGAGTGGACTGTTCGTGAGCTCGTTCTATTTGAAGTACGACCAGAGGTTTCACCGCGGTATGAGCCGGTTTACCGGATTCATATAGGTGAAGAGGAATGA
- the cydS gene encoding cytochrome bd oxidase small subunit CydS has translation MDDFLISWASPIVLVLGITALFVWATFGKVDVE, from the coding sequence GTGGATGATTTCTTGATTAGTTGGGCATCTCCCATCGTTCTCGTCTTGGGAATCACTGCTTTGTTCGTCTGGGCGACTTTCGGAAAAGTCGACGTCGAATAA
- the alsS gene encoding acetolactate synthase AlsS — MNENKNSDSKELVQKKTGADLVVDSLIEQGVDYIFGIPGAKIDSVFNVLQDRGPELIVARHEQNAAFMAQAIGRLTDKPGVVLVTSGPGASNLATGLVTANSEGDPVVAIAGAVTRADRLKRTHQSMDNQALFTPITNFSAEVQDADNIPEVLSNAFRTAETTAGAAFVSIPQDVGLSEANVTAFRAVEAPKLGVAPEAWVDETARLIQEAKLPVLLLGMRASQPDVVHSIRSLLKNVSIPVVQTFQAAGTLSRELESNFYGRVGLFRNQPGDALLAEADLVLSIGYDPIGYDPKFWNQPTHDRTLVHIDQMRAEIDHFYRPDHELVGDMAKTVDAIAERLRPLTLPESSVQFLEGLHQRLVDRDVPPVADSSLTHPLYFMKTLREKIADDVTVTVDVGSHYIWMARHFRSYEPRHLLFSNGMQTLGVALPWAIAATLVRPGKKAVSISGDGGFLFSAMELETAVRLNSPLVHFVWRDSGFDMVAFQQEMKYKRKSGTSFGDVDLVKYAESFGAKGLRVNHPSELAAIMDEALATDGPVIVDVPIDYRDNIALGEQVHLDQLN, encoded by the coding sequence ATGAACGAAAATAAAAACAGTGATTCAAAAGAATTAGTACAGAAGAAAACAGGTGCGGATCTCGTCGTCGATTCACTCATCGAGCAAGGTGTAGATTACATCTTCGGTATTCCCGGCGCCAAAATCGATTCCGTCTTCAATGTGTTACAGGACCGGGGACCTGAACTCATTGTTGCACGCCACGAACAAAACGCTGCCTTCATGGCTCAAGCCATCGGACGCTTGACGGACAAACCGGGTGTCGTCCTTGTGACATCTGGTCCTGGGGCATCAAATTTAGCGACTGGTCTTGTGACGGCGAACTCTGAAGGTGACCCTGTTGTCGCAATTGCCGGAGCTGTCACACGGGCCGATCGTTTAAAACGAACACATCAGTCCATGGACAATCAGGCACTTTTTACACCGATTACGAACTTTAGTGCTGAAGTGCAAGATGCCGACAACATTCCAGAAGTATTATCGAATGCTTTCCGAACAGCTGAAACGACAGCTGGAGCTGCTTTCGTCAGTATCCCGCAAGACGTCGGGCTAAGCGAAGCGAACGTCACGGCGTTCCGTGCGGTCGAAGCACCAAAGCTTGGTGTTGCACCAGAAGCATGGGTCGATGAAACAGCCCGTCTGATTCAAGAGGCAAAACTCCCTGTCTTGTTACTCGGTATGCGCGCGAGTCAGCCAGACGTCGTACATTCGATTCGTTCGTTACTCAAAAACGTCTCGATTCCTGTTGTTCAGACATTCCAAGCGGCCGGCACGTTATCACGAGAGCTTGAATCGAATTTCTACGGACGTGTTGGATTGTTCCGTAACCAGCCGGGAGATGCATTACTTGCAGAAGCGGATCTCGTTCTCTCGATCGGATATGACCCAATCGGTTATGACCCGAAATTCTGGAACCAACCAACGCACGACCGGACGCTTGTTCACATCGATCAAATGCGTGCTGAAATCGATCATTTCTATCGTCCAGATCATGAGCTTGTCGGTGATATGGCGAAAACCGTCGATGCGATCGCTGAACGCCTACGACCACTCACATTACCTGAAAGCTCTGTTCAGTTCCTTGAAGGATTACATCAACGTCTTGTCGATCGCGATGTTCCTCCTGTCGCGGATTCTTCATTGACGCATCCACTTTATTTCATGAAGACGTTGCGTGAAAAAATTGCGGACGATGTCACCGTCACGGTCGATGTCGGCTCACACTATATTTGGATGGCACGTCACTTCCGTTCGTACGAACCGCGCCACCTCCTCTTTAGTAACGGGATGCAAACGCTCGGCGTCGCACTTCCATGGGCAATCGCAGCTACACTCGTTCGTCCTGGAAAGAAAGCTGTCTCGATTTCAGGTGACGGCGGATTCCTCTTCTCTGCAATGGAACTTGAGACAGCTGTCCGTTTGAACTCACCACTCGTCCACTTCGTCTGGCGCGACAGCGGATTCGATATGGTCGCGTTCCAACAAGAGATGAAATACAAACGGAAATCCGGTACGTCATTTGGTGACGTCGATCTCGTCAAATACGCGGAAAGCTTCGGAGCAAAAGGACTCCGCGTCAATCATCCTTCGGAACTCGCAGCAATCATGGATGAAGCACTCGCGACAGACGGTCCCGTCATTGTCGATGTGCCGATCGATTACCGTGACAACATCGCGCTCGGAGAACAAGTTCATCTCGATCAATTGAACTAA